One genomic window of Cyanobacteria bacterium FACHB-DQ100 includes the following:
- a CDS encoding DMT family transporter, with protein MRSNTLTLAIVLTIGILSVSTAAILIRLATTVSGVSGVGFSLVLAASRLSIAALVLVPTWRSFQTASPSATKFAIGAGISLAVHFATWISSLSYTSIAASTTLVTTNPLWVALLSWAWFREKPTRATFWGIGIAMIGGILIGFDQTSRDGSNPLLGNGLAIVGAWAASLYLLLGREAQRQGLNVKIYVTIAYSVAAIVLFPLPFLFASSYIGYPILTYVYIALMAVFPQLIGHTSFNWSMRHLPPTIVTLIILLEPVGSTIFAIALFQEIPGTQVIAGALVLLIGVAIAILGNSAKVS; from the coding sequence ATGCGATCGAATACGCTCACATTAGCGATCGTTCTGACGATCGGAATTCTTTCAGTTTCAACGGCTGCAATTCTGATTCGACTGGCGACAACCGTTTCAGGTGTTTCAGGCGTTGGGTTTAGTCTTGTTTTAGCAGCATCCCGCTTGTCGATCGCAGCGCTGGTTCTGGTTCCAACTTGGCGGTCTTTTCAGACCGCTTCACCGAGTGCGACCAAATTCGCGATCGGTGCAGGGATTTCGCTGGCGGTGCATTTTGCGACCTGGATTTCGTCGCTGTCTTATACGTCGATCGCAGCTTCGACAACGCTTGTAACAACGAATCCACTCTGGGTTGCTCTGCTTAGTTGGGCTTGGTTTCGAGAAAAGCCAACTCGTGCAACGTTTTGGGGAATTGGAATTGCCATGATTGGGGGCATCTTAATTGGATTTGATCAAACCAGTCGAGATGGTTCAAATCCACTGCTGGGAAATGGATTAGCGATCGTCGGCGCGTGGGCAGCAAGTTTATATCTGTTATTAGGACGAGAAGCACAACGGCAAGGATTAAACGTAAAAATTTACGTCACGATCGCCTATAGTGTTGCAGCAATCGTACTGTTTCCCTTGCCGTTCCTATTCGCCTCATCTTACATTGGCTATCCCATTCTCACTTATGTTTACATTGCATTGATGGCAGTGTTTCCACAACTGATTGGACATACCAGTTTCAATTGGTCAATGCGACATCTACCACCAACGATCGTGACGCTGATTATTTTGCTAGAGCCAGTTGGATCGACGATTTTTGCGATCGCACTATTTCAAGAAATTCCTGGAACGCAAGTGATTGCAGGAGCTTTGGTCTTATTAATCGGAGTCGCGATCGCAATTTTAGGAAATTCTGCAAAAGTATCCTGA
- a CDS encoding methionine gamma-lyase family protein: protein MDGSILIKEAEQALSAIFSGIDSQVKKNLQRVLAAYRHHRVGVHHFASVSGYGHDDLGREVLDRVFAEIVQAEAAIVRVQFVSGTHAIASALYGVLRPGDEMLCVAGAPYDTLEEVIGLRGHQQGSLKDLSVSYRQLELTPDGLIDWHALRTAIRANTKLVSIQRSCGYSWRPSLSIVEIEKIVAIVKEQNPNTVCFVDNCYGEFVEDREPTAVGADLIAGSLIKNMGGTIVTTGGYVAGRADLVEMAACRLTAPGIGSSGGATFDQNRLLFQGLFLAPQMVGEAMKGNHLTAYVFDKLGYPVNPAPMAPRRDVIQAIKLGSPEKIIAFCRSIQQNSPIGSYLDPVPSGMPGYESELVMAGGTFIDGSTSEFSADGPLREPYVVFCQGGTHWTHVAIALEAAIEALEQKTPDRSQG from the coding sequence ATGGACGGCTCGATCTTGATAAAAGAAGCAGAACAGGCGCTATCTGCAATTTTTTCTGGTATTGACTCTCAGGTCAAGAAAAATTTACAAAGGGTGCTGGCTGCTTATCGCCATCATCGAGTGGGAGTTCATCATTTTGCCAGTGTCTCCGGCTATGGTCATGATGATTTAGGACGAGAAGTGCTCGATCGGGTCTTTGCAGAGATCGTTCAGGCTGAGGCTGCGATCGTTCGGGTGCAGTTTGTGTCTGGAACTCATGCGATCGCCTCGGCGCTTTACGGAGTGTTACGTCCGGGTGATGAAATGCTCTGCGTTGCGGGTGCGCCCTACGACACCTTAGAAGAAGTGATTGGCTTGCGGGGACATCAGCAAGGCTCTCTCAAAGATCTTAGCGTTTCGTATCGGCAGTTGGAACTTACGCCGGACGGGTTAATCGACTGGCACGCGCTCCGGACGGCGATTCGAGCGAATACAAAATTAGTTTCGATTCAGCGATCGTGTGGCTATTCGTGGCGACCGAGTTTGTCGATCGTCGAAATTGAGAAGATCGTTGCGATCGTCAAGGAACAGAATCCGAATACGGTTTGCTTTGTGGATAACTGCTATGGAGAGTTTGTGGAAGATCGAGAACCCACGGCGGTTGGAGCAGACTTGATTGCGGGGTCTTTGATTAAAAATATGGGGGGGACGATCGTCACGACGGGCGGATACGTTGCAGGTCGAGCTGATTTGGTAGAAATGGCAGCTTGTCGGTTAACTGCTCCGGGAATTGGCAGTTCCGGCGGTGCGACGTTTGATCAAAATCGCTTGTTATTTCAGGGCTTGTTTCTTGCACCTCAAATGGTGGGTGAAGCGATGAAAGGCAATCATCTGACCGCTTATGTGTTTGACAAGTTGGGCTATCCGGTAAATCCGGCTCCGATGGCTCCGAGGCGCGATGTGATTCAAGCGATTAAGCTAGGTTCGCCGGAAAAGATTATTGCGTTTTGCCGATCAATTCAGCAGAATTCACCGATCGGCTCTTATCTCGATCCGGTTCCGTCGGGAATGCCTGGCTATGAGAGTGAGTTGGTGATGGCAGGTGGAACTTTTATCGATGGCAGCACTTCGGAATTTTCTGCCGATGGCCCTTTACGTGAACCTTATGTTGTGTTTTGCCAAGGTGGAACGCATTGGACGCATGTAGCGATCGCGCTCGAAGCGGCAATCGAAGCGCTGGAACAAAAAACCCCCGACCGAAGCCAGGGGTAA
- a CDS encoding acyl-CoA desaturase — protein MTIATSEKLKIDYPTLGFMVAIHIGALFAFLPGNFSWSAVGLAIFLHWLTGGLGITLGWHRLMSHRSFQVPKWLEYTLVFFGSLAMQGGPIWWIGLHRHHHLYSDQPNDHHDSTKGFWWSHMEWMLRDVPAENEVPKFTKDIADDKFYQFLENYFALLQIALGVLLYAIGGWSFVVWGIFVRLVLVYHCTWLVNSATHKFGYRTYESGDNSTNCWWVALLVYGEGWHNNHHAFQYSARHGLKWWEIDMTWMTIRLLQVLGLATKVKLAEEKA, from the coding sequence ATGACTATTGCAACTTCCGAAAAACTGAAAATAGACTATCCCACGCTAGGCTTCATGGTGGCGATTCACATCGGCGCACTGTTCGCCTTTTTGCCCGGAAACTTTAGCTGGAGCGCAGTCGGATTAGCAATCTTCCTTCACTGGCTGACCGGAGGCTTAGGAATTACCCTCGGCTGGCACCGTCTCATGAGTCACCGCAGCTTCCAAGTCCCAAAATGGCTCGAATACACCCTAGTTTTCTTTGGTTCATTGGCAATGCAGGGCGGGCCAATCTGGTGGATCGGGCTACATCGTCATCATCATCTTTATTCTGATCAGCCCAACGATCACCACGATTCGACCAAGGGATTCTGGTGGAGCCATATGGAATGGATGCTGCGGGATGTTCCGGCTGAAAATGAAGTTCCTAAATTCACAAAAGATATTGCCGACGACAAGTTTTATCAGTTCTTAGAAAACTATTTTGCACTGCTGCAAATTGCATTAGGCGTGTTGCTGTATGCGATCGGCGGTTGGTCATTCGTGGTTTGGGGAATCTTTGTTCGCTTGGTGCTGGTTTACCACTGCACTTGGCTTGTCAACAGTGCAACCCATAAATTCGGCTACCGCACCTATGAATCCGGTGACAACTCCACAAACTGCTGGTGGGTAGCGCTTCTGGTTTACGGCGAAGGCTGGCACAACAATCACCATGCGTTTCAGTATTCCGCCCGTCACGGTCTGAAATGGTGGGAAATCGATATGACTTGGATGACGATTCGGCTACTGCAAGTTCTTGGTCTTGCAACCAAGGTGAAACTTGCAGAAGAAAAAGCTTAG
- a CDS encoding protein kinase: protein MKLRIGASLQNGKYQLNQVLGRESLGATYLATQTLLQQSVVIKTIDPSLQVMQSFPQLKTRFIEETRLLARSQHPSIVRVLDFFQEDGLPFLVMEYIPGQTLHDRISTFNAPHLTEAEAIHYLRQVASALSVAHRNGLIHRNIRPETIVRRQGTNLGVLVGFGFAHDLAPPVEKSPFLPLDANWSQDNRFAIDLYSLAATLYFILTGQFPNGSPSLEHHSWSPATKQAIFRGLTRDPQWQLQTADEWLRLLPNTTLPLMATNPTSNGANSAANNIVQSTPTTGNSTSSQNGRGRSIEPEVTLASFPVQNGRSAAPPTKAPTAPPAPTLTALPTTAVEATPASAVLVSPTPRLPKSLVLTMVTAGAIGVGFGLALRISATKAPGTTLLQPVQPFPEKEWKGTLNPNDKDAADLPLESSSANSNKTPLKPVTPEVDRSIYTPPKIETPSPEPIRPRRHPLTEEIVPTNPVKPKPSVEPSEPEIEPTEPLPETSTTPEPVVPPATAPAPVAPAPLKPSSREVTPTPPTTP, encoded by the coding sequence ATGAAATTACGGATCGGTGCAAGTCTTCAGAACGGAAAGTACCAACTCAATCAAGTTCTAGGGCGCGAGAGCTTAGGCGCAACTTATCTAGCAACGCAAACGCTCCTTCAGCAATCGGTCGTAATTAAAACGATCGACCCTAGCCTGCAAGTGATGCAAAGCTTCCCCCAACTCAAAACTCGATTCATCGAAGAAACTCGGCTTCTCGCTCGTTCCCAGCACCCCAGTATTGTGCGAGTTCTCGACTTTTTCCAAGAAGATGGTCTACCGTTTCTGGTGATGGAATACATTCCGGGTCAGACTCTGCACGATCGCATTTCTACGTTTAATGCACCACATCTAACCGAAGCCGAAGCGATTCACTATCTGCGGCAAGTCGCCTCAGCGCTCAGCGTTGCTCATCGTAACGGACTGATTCACCGCAATATTCGACCCGAAACGATCGTGCGTCGTCAAGGCACTAATTTAGGCGTTCTCGTCGGCTTCGGGTTTGCTCACGACCTTGCACCCCCGGTTGAGAAAAGCCCCTTTCTTCCTCTTGATGCCAATTGGAGCCAAGACAATCGATTCGCGATCGACCTCTACTCGCTGGCTGCAACTCTTTACTTTATCCTGACCGGACAATTCCCGAACGGCTCACCGTCGCTTGAACACCACTCTTGGAGTCCTGCAACCAAGCAAGCCATCTTTCGAGGACTGACCCGTGATCCCCAGTGGCAGCTTCAAACTGCGGATGAGTGGTTGCGCCTCCTTCCCAACACAACGCTCCCACTGATGGCAACGAACCCCACCAGCAATGGTGCAAACAGTGCAGCCAATAATATTGTTCAGAGTACTCCGACAACTGGCAATTCCACATCGTCTCAAAACGGTCGGGGACGCTCGATCGAGCCAGAAGTCACGCTGGCTTCATTCCCGGTACAGAACGGACGCTCGGCGGCTCCTCCCACTAAAGCTCCTACCGCGCCACCCGCCCCAACCTTGACGGCACTTCCCACAACTGCCGTAGAAGCGACTCCGGCATCAGCAGTCCTTGTATCCCCGACCCCTCGCTTGCCAAAATCTTTAGTCCTAACGATGGTGACGGCTGGCGCGATCGGCGTAGGATTCGGATTAGCGCTGCGAATTAGCGCGACCAAAGCACCCGGAACGACTTTGCTACAGCCTGTACAGCCTTTTCCCGAAAAAGAATGGAAAGGCACACTCAATCCAAATGATAAGGATGCCGCCGATCTTCCCCTTGAATCCAGCAGCGCCAATTCCAACAAAACACCCTTAAAACCCGTTACCCCAGAAGTCGATCGCTCTATCTATACCCCCCCAAAAATAGAAACGCCGTCGCCTGAACCGATTCGCCCGCGCCGTCATCCACTCACCGAGGAGATCGTACCCACCAACCCTGTGAAACCCAAGCCCTCAGTTGAACCGAGCGAACCTGAGATCGAGCCAACTGAGCCTTTACCCGAAACGAGTACAACCCCTGAACCTGTCGTTCCGCCGGCAACCGCTCCGGCTCCCGTTGCGCCTGCACCTTTGAAACCCAGTTCTCGCGAAGTCACGCCGACTCCACCCACAACACCCTAA
- a CDS encoding AarF/ABC1/UbiB kinase family protein — protein MESERSENVTDPDLPSVEKVTSLPEPAPHEPEFDGAARSITRRRKAPEILHSNKAYRWNREKYSRQRRFIDIWSFVLKLMGARWLYTKRWSYKGGISDAKKAARRKSLAIWIRETLLDLGPTFIKIGQLFSTRADLFASEFVEELSKLQDRVPAFSYEQVVAIIEQDLGKSIEELYRSFDPIPLAAASLGQVHRAQLHSGEEVVVKVQRPALKQLFEIDLQILKGITRYFQNHPEWGKGRDWIGIYEECCKILWEEIDYLNEGRNADTFRRNFRGHEWVHVPRVYWRYASPRVLTLEYMPGIKISHYDALEAAGLDRKLLAQLGARAYLHQLLDDGFFHADPHPGNIAVSPDGALIFYDFGMMGQIKPITRERLLDTFFGVAQKDGDRVVKSLIDLGALAPTDDIGPVRRSVQFMLDHFMDKPFEEQSVNAISDDLYEIAYDQPFRFPATFTFVMRAFSTLEGVGKGLDPEFNFMEVAKPFAMQLMSNGNSPDGGLLNELSRQAVQVSSTAFGLPRRIEDTLDKLERGDLRVRVRSTETDRILRRIGGVNVGTNYTLLTCAFTISSTILLVNQLYWVAGIVAIAAVVSGIALIRLMMKLDRFDRMP, from the coding sequence ATCGAGTCTGAGCGCTCCGAAAACGTGACCGACCCCGACCTGCCTAGTGTTGAGAAGGTAACTTCCTTGCCTGAACCAGCCCCCCATGAGCCTGAGTTTGATGGAGCAGCCAGAAGCATCACGCGGCGGCGCAAAGCTCCAGAAATTTTGCATTCCAATAAAGCGTATCGTTGGAACCGGGAGAAATACTCGCGGCAGCGCAGATTTATCGATATTTGGTCGTTCGTGCTGAAGTTGATGGGCGCGCGCTGGCTGTACACGAAGCGCTGGAGCTACAAGGGCGGAATCAGCGACGCGAAAAAAGCGGCTCGACGCAAATCTCTTGCCATCTGGATTCGAGAAACCTTACTGGATTTAGGTCCGACCTTCATCAAAATTGGTCAGCTCTTCTCAACGCGGGCAGATCTGTTTGCGAGTGAGTTTGTCGAGGAACTGTCTAAACTGCAAGATCGTGTGCCTGCATTCAGCTACGAACAGGTCGTTGCGATTATCGAACAGGATTTGGGCAAGTCGATCGAAGAACTCTATCGCAGCTTTGACCCGATTCCGCTTGCGGCTGCCAGCCTCGGTCAAGTACACCGCGCTCAACTGCACTCCGGCGAAGAAGTCGTTGTAAAAGTGCAGCGCCCTGCATTAAAGCAGTTATTTGAAATCGACTTGCAAATCCTCAAGGGCATCACTCGCTATTTTCAGAATCACCCAGAGTGGGGCAAAGGACGCGATTGGATTGGCATTTACGAAGAATGCTGCAAAATCCTGTGGGAAGAAATCGACTACCTCAATGAAGGACGTAACGCCGATACATTTCGCCGAAATTTCCGGGGTCACGAGTGGGTTCATGTTCCGCGAGTCTACTGGCGCTACGCCTCTCCGCGTGTTCTGACCCTGGAATATATGCCCGGAATTAAGATCAGCCATTACGATGCGCTGGAGGCAGCAGGACTCGATCGCAAACTCCTCGCCCAACTGGGAGCCAGAGCCTACCTGCATCAACTTCTTGATGATGGCTTCTTTCATGCCGATCCGCATCCGGGAAATATTGCGGTGAGTCCCGATGGCGCACTAATTTTCTACGATTTCGGCATGATGGGACAAATCAAGCCCATTACTCGCGAACGATTGCTCGATACATTCTTTGGAGTTGCTCAAAAAGACGGCGATCGCGTGGTGAAGTCGCTGATCGATCTGGGTGCGCTGGCTCCGACTGATGATATCGGCCCGGTGCGGCGCTCGGTTCAGTTCATGCTAGATCACTTCATGGATAAACCGTTTGAGGAACAATCGGTCAACGCTATCAGCGACGATTTGTATGAAATTGCGTATGATCAACCCTTCCGATTTCCTGCAACGTTTACCTTCGTCATGCGGGCATTCTCAACCTTAGAAGGAGTCGGCAAAGGACTCGACCCGGAATTTAACTTTATGGAGGTTGCAAAACCATTTGCAATGCAGCTTATGAGCAACGGAAATTCCCCGGATGGTGGACTTTTGAACGAATTAAGTCGTCAAGCAGTACAAGTCAGTAGCACCGCATTCGGGCTACCGCGTCGAATTGAAGATACCCTCGACAAGCTAGAGCGCGGCGATTTGCGCGTCAGAGTTCGATCAACCGAAACCGATCGCATCTTGCGGCGCATCGGCGGCGTAAATGTAGGGACAAACTACACACTACTAACTTGTGCGTTTACGATTTCCTCAACCATTTTATTGGTGAATCAACTTTATTGGGTTGCCGGAATTGTCGCGATCGCTGCGGTAGTTAGCGGAATCGCTCTGATTCGATTGATGATGAAGCTCGATCGGTTCGATCGAATGCCTTAA
- a CDS encoding Stp1/IreP family PP2C-type Ser/Thr phosphatase: MKRFFTAGMTDTGLIRSVNQDAYSVDPDERFFIVTDGMGGHAGGQEASRIAIETMQAVLTQQWETDLDSETLLQQAVLEANQAILKDQRLHPERADMGTTAVAVIFRDDQPLYTHIGDSRLYRLRGAKLEQITEDHTWVARAMRLGEITPDQARVHPMRHVLAQCLGRPELETVEVRSLSVQSGDRLLLCSDGLTEELSDQLIANHLKSIRACEKAATALINAAKDRGGRDNITVVIVAIP; the protein is encoded by the coding sequence ATGAAACGCTTCTTTACTGCAGGGATGACTGATACCGGACTGATCCGATCTGTCAACCAAGACGCTTATTCTGTCGATCCAGATGAGCGATTTTTCATTGTCACTGATGGTATGGGTGGACACGCAGGCGGACAAGAAGCCAGTCGCATCGCGATAGAGACGATGCAAGCAGTTCTGACGCAGCAGTGGGAAACCGATCTCGATTCGGAAACGCTGTTGCAGCAAGCAGTCTTAGAGGCGAATCAAGCCATTCTCAAGGATCAGCGCCTCCACCCGGAACGAGCAGATATGGGAACTACGGCAGTTGCGGTGATTTTCCGGGATGACCAACCGCTTTATACCCATATTGGAGATTCGCGACTATATCGACTGCGAGGAGCTAAACTCGAACAAATCACCGAAGACCATACTTGGGTCGCAAGAGCAATGCGCCTCGGTGAAATTACGCCGGATCAAGCGCGAGTCCATCCCATGCGCCACGTCTTAGCTCAATGTTTAGGACGACCTGAATTAGAAACCGTAGAAGTACGATCGCTCTCCGTGCAGTCGGGCGATCGTTTGCTGCTCTGTAGCGACGGACTGACCGAAGAACTCTCTGATCAACTCATCGCGAACCATCTGAAATCAATTCGAGCCTGCGAAAAGGCAGCCACTGCGTTGATTAATGCAGCAAAAGATCGCGGCGGACGAGACAATATCACTGTGGTGATTGTCGCAATTCCGTAA
- a CDS encoding response regulator, translating to MALSPQRVQLIGSKSYMDTFPLQALRILVVDDNQDSREMMIAALEAEGAEVIAAESVQAALITLSTWKPNLLISDIRMPDADGYSFLKALRSRSITIPAIAVTAFAREDDRQEALAAGYQSHLSKPIDLELLYSTIATLIRESGAQCRICDQKE from the coding sequence ATGGCTCTTTCTCCTCAGCGGGTTCAACTGATTGGCTCAAAATCTTACATGGATACCTTTCCCCTACAAGCCCTGCGGATCTTGGTCGTAGATGATAATCAAGATTCGCGAGAAATGATGATCGCGGCACTTGAAGCAGAAGGAGCAGAAGTCATTGCGGCTGAGTCTGTCCAAGCAGCCTTGATCACCTTATCGACTTGGAAACCCAATCTTCTCATTAGCGACATTCGGATGCCCGATGCTGATGGATATAGCTTTCTAAAAGCGCTACGATCTCGATCGATTACTATCCCTGCGATCGCGGTGACTGCATTTGCCCGCGAAGACGATCGTCAAGAAGCCCTCGCCGCCGGATACCAATCGCACTTATCGAAGCCAATTGATCTCGAACTGCTCTACAGCACAATCGCCACGCTGATTCGGGAGTCTGGTGCTCAATGTCGCATTTGCGACCAAAAGGAATAG
- a CDS encoding Crp/Fnr family transcriptional regulator, which translates to MTRDFTDSVAPDVQRATSLRWLLQAMSPPCNQLLTALPSGDYERLTLLLEPVTLSLGQVLYEPNQSIEYAYFPTTAVISHLNVMEGGREVETVTIGNEGMIGVPLILGTDHIPTRAIVQIPGTALRVSAKAIQAELSVSRSLQFLLLRYIQTLMNQIAQNLACTQLHSSQERCCYLLLLTHDRLGEPILPLTHDLLSRMVGVRRDRIGEIIDTLERAGLIQHQRGRLTLLDRSGLESAACECYQILRSQFDQPFEEL; encoded by the coding sequence ATGACTAGAGATTTCACCGATTCTGTAGCTCCAGATGTTCAACGGGCAACCAGTCTACGGTGGCTCCTGCAAGCCATGTCTCCGCCCTGCAACCAACTCCTAACCGCACTTCCTTCAGGCGATTACGAGCGTCTGACTCTACTTCTAGAACCTGTTACCCTGTCCTTGGGCCAAGTTCTTTATGAACCGAATCAATCCATTGAGTACGCCTACTTTCCCACCACCGCTGTTATTTCCCACTTGAATGTGATGGAGGGCGGGCGAGAAGTCGAAACTGTCACGATCGGCAACGAAGGAATGATTGGCGTTCCGCTCATTCTGGGAACCGATCACATTCCGACGCGAGCGATCGTTCAAATTCCTGGTACGGCGCTTCGTGTTTCTGCAAAAGCCATTCAAGCTGAACTCAGTGTGAGCCGATCGCTGCAATTTCTCTTGCTGCGCTACATTCAGACGCTGATGAATCAGATTGCCCAAAATCTTGCCTGCACTCAATTGCATTCGAGCCAAGAACGCTGCTGCTACTTGTTGCTATTAACGCATGATCGTCTGGGAGAGCCAATCTTGCCGCTTACCCACGACCTACTTTCCCGAATGGTGGGAGTGCGGCGCGATCGCATCGGCGAAATTATTGACACGCTAGAGCGGGCTGGATTAATTCAGCATCAGCGCGGTCGTTTGACCCTTTTGGATCGATCAGGCTTAGAATCTGCGGCGTGTGAATGCTACCAAATTTTACGATCGCAGTTTGACCAACCGTTTGAAGAGCTGTGA
- a CDS encoding Crp/Fnr family transcriptional regulator — MPQNRSRPTQNKLLRALSQEEYEQLSPHLEFVTLPFKHVLYEPHQPVDYVYFLNHGVVSMVTITEEGETVEAATIGNEGMAGIHVLLGVNHLSLQAIAQVAGNGMRMRVDAFRRVVTPDTRLYELLLRYIQALISQLSQTVACNRLHSVEERCCRWLLMCHDRVPTDEFFLTQELLSQMLGVRRASVSVVAAILQKAGLITYSRGRIRILDRQGLESASCECYHLVKIEFDRLLGDELRDSED; from the coding sequence ATGCCTCAAAATCGTTCTCGTCCTACTCAAAATAAACTCTTACGCGCTCTGTCCCAAGAAGAGTACGAGCAACTGTCGCCGCATTTGGAGTTTGTCACACTGCCGTTCAAGCACGTCTTGTATGAGCCGCATCAGCCTGTTGATTATGTGTATTTCCTCAATCATGGTGTTGTTTCAATGGTGACGATTACCGAAGAGGGAGAAACGGTCGAAGCGGCGACGATCGGCAATGAGGGCATGGCGGGCATTCATGTTTTACTGGGGGTGAATCACCTCTCGCTACAAGCAATCGCGCAAGTGGCAGGCAACGGAATGCGAATGCGAGTCGATGCGTTCCGCCGAGTCGTCACACCTGACACTCGGTTATATGAGCTACTGTTGCGCTACATTCAGGCGTTAATTAGCCAACTGTCCCAAACGGTTGCCTGTAATCGGTTGCATTCGGTTGAGGAGCGCTGTTGTCGCTGGTTGCTGATGTGTCACGATCGCGTCCCGACCGACGAGTTTTTTCTCACTCAAGAATTATTGTCTCAGATGCTGGGAGTCCGGCGGGCGAGTGTGAGTGTTGTGGCAGCGATTTTGCAAAAAGCGGGACTAATCACCTACAGTCGCGGCAGAATTCGGATTCTCGATCGCCAAGGACTCGAATCTGCCTCTTGCGAGTGCTATCACTTAGTCAAGATAGAATTCGATCGGTTGTTAGGCGACGAGCTAAGAGATTCGGAAGATTAA
- a CDS encoding methionine adenosyltransferase — MSRRYFFTSESVTEGHPDKICDQISDTILDALLSQDPSSRVAAEVVVNTGLVLITGEITTQANVNYIDLARKKIAEIGYTGAENGFSANSCAVMIALDEQSPDIAQGVDTAQESREHLSQEALDAIGAGDQGIMFGFACNETPELMPLPICLAHRISRKLAAVRKTGQLPYLRPDGKTQVTILYEDDRPVGIDTILVSTQHTATIGDISDEVAIQEKIKADLWALVVEPCFADIDVKPDENTRFLVNPTGKFVIGGPQGDSGLTGRKIIVDTYGGYSRHGGGAFSGKDPTKVDRSAAYAARYAAKNIVAAGLADKCEVQLSYAIGVARPVSIMIETFGTGKVSDEVLLSLVQENFDLRPAGIIQAFGLRTLPGERGGRFYQDVAAYGHFGRPDLELPWEQTDKAALLKEAALSTTAIS; from the coding sequence TTGTCCCGTCGTTATTTTTTTACGTCTGAGTCCGTCACTGAAGGACATCCAGACAAGATTTGCGACCAGATTTCTGACACGATTTTAGATGCGCTTCTAAGCCAAGATCCGAGCAGTCGGGTTGCGGCTGAAGTCGTTGTCAACACAGGGTTGGTTCTCATTACAGGTGAGATCACCACCCAAGCAAATGTCAATTACATCGATCTTGCTCGCAAAAAAATCGCTGAAATCGGTTATACCGGAGCCGAGAACGGATTTAGCGCCAATAGCTGCGCTGTGATGATCGCACTTGATGAACAATCCCCGGACATCGCTCAAGGCGTTGACACCGCTCAAGAAAGCCGCGAACATCTCAGTCAAGAAGCGCTCGATGCGATCGGGGCTGGCGACCAAGGCATTATGTTTGGGTTTGCCTGCAACGAAACGCCAGAATTGATGCCGCTCCCAATTTGTTTAGCACACCGGATTTCTCGTAAGCTTGCCGCCGTTCGCAAAACGGGTCAACTGCCCTATCTGCGTCCCGACGGTAAAACTCAAGTCACTATTCTTTACGAAGACGATCGACCCGTTGGCATCGATACAATTTTAGTTTCGACGCAGCATACCGCCACGATCGGCGACATTAGCGACGAAGTTGCGATCCAAGAAAAGATTAAAGCAGATCTCTGGGCACTCGTAGTAGAGCCTTGCTTTGCGGATATCGACGTGAAGCCTGACGAAAACACTCGATTCTTGGTGAACCCCACAGGCAAATTTGTCATTGGTGGGCCTCAAGGCGATTCTGGCTTGACCGGGCGGAAAATCATCGTTGATACTTACGGCGGTTATTCGCGTCATGGTGGCGGTGCATTCTCTGGAAAAGATCCCACCAAAGTCGATCGCAGTGCTGCATATGCAGCACGATATGCCGCGAAAAACATCGTTGCAGCCGGTTTAGCTGACAAGTGCGAAGTTCAGTTAAGCTATGCGATCGGTGTGGCGCGCCCCGTCAGCATCATGATCGAAACCTTCGGCACCGGCAAGGTGAGCGATGAAGTCTTGCTGTCATTGGTGCAGGAGAATTTTGATCTGCGTCCAGCAGGCATTATTCAGGCGTTCGGCTTGCGGACGCTTCCTGGAGAGCGCGGTGGTCGTTTCTACCAAGATGTTGCCGCCTACGGTCATTTTGGTCGTCCTGATCTCGAACTGCCTTGGGAGCAAACGGATAAGGCTGCACTGTTAAAGGAAGCTGCTTTATCGACGACCGCAATTAGCTAA